A genomic stretch from Capricornis sumatraensis isolate serow.1 chromosome 4, serow.2, whole genome shotgun sequence includes:
- the DDHD2 gene encoding phospholipase DDHD2 isoform X2, protein MRYAVYWDELASEVRRCTWFYKGDKDNKYVPYSESFSQVLEETYMLAVTLDEWKKKLESPNREIIILHNPKLMVHYQPVAGSDEWGSAPAEQGRPRTVKRGVENISVDIHCGEPLQIDHLVFVVHGIGPACDLRFRSIVQCVNDFRSVSLNLLQTHFKKAQENQQIGRVEFLPVNWHSPLHSTGVDVDLQRITLPSINRLRHFTNDTILDVFFYNSPTYCQTIVDTVASEMNRIYILFLQRNPDFKGSVSIAGHSLGSLILFDILTNQKDSLGDTDSKKDLPSIFMDQGDTPTLEEELKKLQLSEFFSIFEKEKIDKEALTLCTDKDLQEMGIPLGPRKKILNYFRTRKNSMGVNRPTPQSPAGANMSNIPKESEFYSSTNGLDVGIGQVPVKYPRLIYKPEIFFAFGSPIGMFLTVRGLKRIDPNYRFPTCKGFFNIYHPFDPVAYRIEPMVVPGVEFEPMLIPHHKGRKRMHLELREGLTRMSMDLKNNLLGSLRMAWKSFTRAPYPALQASETAEETEAEPESNSEKPSDVNTEENPVPVKEEAPPIHVGMLNGGQRIDYVLQEKPIESFNEYLFALQSHLCYWESEDTVLLVLKEIYQTQGIFLDQPLQ, encoded by the exons ATGCGGTATGCTGTTTACTGGGATGAGCTGGCTTCAGAAGTGAGACGATGTACCTGGTTTTACAAGGGAGACAAAGATAATAAGTATGTTCCATACTCGGAGAGCTTCAGCCAAGTTCTAGAG GAAACTTACATGCTTGCTGTAACTctggatgaatggaaaaagaaattggAGTCTCCCAACAGAGAAATTATTATATTACACAATCCAAAG CTTATGGTGCATTACCAGCCAGTTGCAGGGTCCGATGAATGGGGTTCAGCACCTGCTGAGCAAGGTCGACCTCGAACAGTGAAGAGGGGGGTTGAGAACATCTCTGTTGACATTCACTGTG GGGAACCTTTACAAATAGATCACTTGGTttttgtagtccatgggatcggacCTGCTTGTGATCTCCGCTTTCGAAGCATTGTACAGTGTG ttaATGATTTTCGCAGTGTTTCTTTGAACCTGCTACAGACGCATTTTAagaaagcccaagaaaatcaGCAGATTGGGAGGGTAGAATTTCTCCCAGTCAACTGGCACAGTCCCTTGCATTCCACTGGTGTAGATGT agATCTGCAGCGAATAACCCTGCCTAGCATTAACCGCCTCAGGCACTTTACCAACGACACGATTCTGGATGTCTTCTTCTACAACAGCCCCACCTACTGTCAGACTATTGTGGACACAGTCGCTTCTGAAATGAACCgaatttatatactttttctgCAGAGGAACCCTGATTTCAAAGGGAGTGTATCCATTGCTGGTCATAGTTTAG GTTCGCTTATATTGTTTGATATCCTAACAAATCAGAAAGATTCTTTGGGAGATACTGACAGTAAAAAG gaTTTGCCAAGTATTTTCATGGATCAAGGAGATACACCAACACTGGAGGAAGAGTTGAAGAAACTTCAACTGTCTGAATTCTTTAGTATCTTTGAGAAGGAGAAAATAGATAAGGAAGCTCtg ACTTTATGTACAGACAAAGACCTTCAGGAAATGGGAATTCCTTTAGGACCAAGAAAGAAGATACTAAACTACTTTAGGACCAGAAAAAATTCAATG GGTGTTAATAGACCAACCCCGCAATCACCTGCAGGGGCAAATATGTCTAATATCCCCAAAGAGTCGGAGTTCTACAGTAGCACTAATGGTCTGGATGTCGGCATTGGGCAG GTGCCTGTAAAATACCCCCGGCTTATCTATAAACCAGAAATATTCTTTGCTTTTGGATCTCCCATTGGAATGTTCCTTACTGTCCGGGGGCTAAAAAGAATTGACCCCAACTACAGATTTCCAACATGCAAAGGTTTCTTCAATATTTATCACCCT TTTGATCCTGTGGCCTACAGGATTGAACCAATGGTGGTCCCTGGAGTGGAATTTGAGCCAATGCTGATCCCACACCATAAAGGCAGGAAGCGGATGCACTTAG AACTGAGAGAGGGCTTGACCAGGATGAGCATGGACCTTAAGAATAACTTGCTAGGTTCACTGCGGATGGCCTGGAAGTCTTTCACCAGAGCTCCGTACCCTGCCTTACAAGCTTCAGAAACTGcggaagaaacagaagcagaaccTGAGTCAAATTCGGAGAAGCCTAGTG ATGTTAACACAGAAGAGAACCCTGTGCCAGTGAAAGAGGAAGCCCCCCCCATCCATGTGGGAATGCTGAATGGAGGCCAGCGCATTGACTATGTGCTACAGGAGAAGCCCATTGAaagttttaatgaatatttatttgctttacaAAGCCATCTGTGCTACTG
- the DDHD2 gene encoding phospholipase DDHD2 isoform X1, which yields MSSVESQQEQSSQSDPSPSPNSCSSFELVDMDAGSLYEPVSPHWFYCKIIDSKETWIPFNSQDSQQLEEAYSSGKDCNRIVPTDGGRYDVHLGKRMRYAVYWDELASEVRRCTWFYKGDKDNKYVPYSESFSQVLEETYMLAVTLDEWKKKLESPNREIIILHNPKLMVHYQPVAGSDEWGSAPAEQGRPRTVKRGVENISVDIHCGEPLQIDHLVFVVHGIGPACDLRFRSIVQCVNDFRSVSLNLLQTHFKKAQENQQIGRVEFLPVNWHSPLHSTGVDVDLQRITLPSINRLRHFTNDTILDVFFYNSPTYCQTIVDTVASEMNRIYILFLQRNPDFKGSVSIAGHSLGSLILFDILTNQKDSLGDTDSKKDLPSIFMDQGDTPTLEEELKKLQLSEFFSIFEKEKIDKEALTLCTDKDLQEMGIPLGPRKKILNYFRTRKNSMGVNRPTPQSPAGANMSNIPKESEFYSSTNGLDVGIGQVPVKYPRLIYKPEIFFAFGSPIGMFLTVRGLKRIDPNYRFPTCKGFFNIYHPFDPVAYRIEPMVVPGVEFEPMLIPHHKGRKRMHLELREGLTRMSMDLKNNLLGSLRMAWKSFTRAPYPALQASETAEETEAEPESNSEKPSDVNTEENPVPVKEEAPPIHVGMLNGGQRIDYVLQEKPIESFNEYLFALQSHLCYWESEDTVLLVLKEIYQTQGIFLDQPLQ from the exons ATGTCATCAGTGGAGTCACAGCAGGAACAGTCGTCCCAGTCAGACCCATCTCCTTCACCAAATTCATGTAGTTCCTTTGAGCTCGTAGACATGGATGCTGGCAGTTTGTATGAACCAGTTTCTCCTCATTGGTTTTATTGTAAGATAATAGATTCTAAGGAGACATGGATTCCTTTCAACTCGCAGGATTCACAGCAGCTGGAAGAGGCATATAGCTCTG GAAAAGATTGTAATAGAATTGTTCCCACTGATGGGGGTAGATATGATGTTCATTTGGGGAAGAGGATGCGGTATGCTGTTTACTGGGATGAGCTGGCTTCAGAAGTGAGACGATGTACCTGGTTTTACAAGGGAGACAAAGATAATAAGTATGTTCCATACTCGGAGAGCTTCAGCCAAGTTCTAGAG GAAACTTACATGCTTGCTGTAACTctggatgaatggaaaaagaaattggAGTCTCCCAACAGAGAAATTATTATATTACACAATCCAAAG CTTATGGTGCATTACCAGCCAGTTGCAGGGTCCGATGAATGGGGTTCAGCACCTGCTGAGCAAGGTCGACCTCGAACAGTGAAGAGGGGGGTTGAGAACATCTCTGTTGACATTCACTGTG GGGAACCTTTACAAATAGATCACTTGGTttttgtagtccatgggatcggacCTGCTTGTGATCTCCGCTTTCGAAGCATTGTACAGTGTG ttaATGATTTTCGCAGTGTTTCTTTGAACCTGCTACAGACGCATTTTAagaaagcccaagaaaatcaGCAGATTGGGAGGGTAGAATTTCTCCCAGTCAACTGGCACAGTCCCTTGCATTCCACTGGTGTAGATGT agATCTGCAGCGAATAACCCTGCCTAGCATTAACCGCCTCAGGCACTTTACCAACGACACGATTCTGGATGTCTTCTTCTACAACAGCCCCACCTACTGTCAGACTATTGTGGACACAGTCGCTTCTGAAATGAACCgaatttatatactttttctgCAGAGGAACCCTGATTTCAAAGGGAGTGTATCCATTGCTGGTCATAGTTTAG GTTCGCTTATATTGTTTGATATCCTAACAAATCAGAAAGATTCTTTGGGAGATACTGACAGTAAAAAG gaTTTGCCAAGTATTTTCATGGATCAAGGAGATACACCAACACTGGAGGAAGAGTTGAAGAAACTTCAACTGTCTGAATTCTTTAGTATCTTTGAGAAGGAGAAAATAGATAAGGAAGCTCtg ACTTTATGTACAGACAAAGACCTTCAGGAAATGGGAATTCCTTTAGGACCAAGAAAGAAGATACTAAACTACTTTAGGACCAGAAAAAATTCAATG GGTGTTAATAGACCAACCCCGCAATCACCTGCAGGGGCAAATATGTCTAATATCCCCAAAGAGTCGGAGTTCTACAGTAGCACTAATGGTCTGGATGTCGGCATTGGGCAG GTGCCTGTAAAATACCCCCGGCTTATCTATAAACCAGAAATATTCTTTGCTTTTGGATCTCCCATTGGAATGTTCCTTACTGTCCGGGGGCTAAAAAGAATTGACCCCAACTACAGATTTCCAACATGCAAAGGTTTCTTCAATATTTATCACCCT TTTGATCCTGTGGCCTACAGGATTGAACCAATGGTGGTCCCTGGAGTGGAATTTGAGCCAATGCTGATCCCACACCATAAAGGCAGGAAGCGGATGCACTTAG AACTGAGAGAGGGCTTGACCAGGATGAGCATGGACCTTAAGAATAACTTGCTAGGTTCACTGCGGATGGCCTGGAAGTCTTTCACCAGAGCTCCGTACCCTGCCTTACAAGCTTCAGAAACTGcggaagaaacagaagcagaaccTGAGTCAAATTCGGAGAAGCCTAGTG ATGTTAACACAGAAGAGAACCCTGTGCCAGTGAAAGAGGAAGCCCCCCCCATCCATGTGGGAATGCTGAATGGAGGCCAGCGCATTGACTATGTGCTACAGGAGAAGCCCATTGAaagttttaatgaatatttatttgctttacaAAGCCATCTGTGCTACTG